The proteins below are encoded in one region of Prevotella melaninogenica ATCC 25845:
- the rpsJ gene encoding 30S ribosomal protein S10 — MSQKIRIKLKSYDHQLVDKSAEKIVKAVKATGAIVSGPIPLPTHKRIYTVNRSTFVNKKSREQFQLSDFKRLIDIYSSTAKTVDALMKLELPSGVEVEIKV; from the coding sequence ATGAGTCAGAAGATTCGTATTAAGTTGAAGTCTTACGACCACCAGTTGGTTGACAAGTCAGCAGAAAAGATTGTGAAGGCTGTTAAGGCTACTGGCGCTATCGTTAGCGGTCCTATTCCATTGCCAACACACAAGCGTATTTACACTGTAAACCGCTCTACATTCGTTAACAAGAAGTCACGCGAGCAGTTCCAGCTCTCAGATTTCAAGCGTCTCATCGATATTTACAGCTCTACAGCAAAGACTGTTGACGCTTTGATGAAGCTTGAGTTGCCTTCAGGTGTAGAGGTTGAAATCAAGGTGTAG
- the rplC gene encoding 50S ribosomal protein L3: MPGLLGKKIGMTSVFSADGKNVPCTVIEAGPCVVTQVKTVEKDGYKAVQLGFGEAKEKRTSKPQQGHFKKAGTTPKKHLAEFKFDEEYNLGDTVTVELFSNAKFVDVVGTSKGKGFQGVVKRHGFGGVGQSTHGQDDRARKPGSIGACSYPAKVFKGMRMGGQMGGDRVTTQNLQVLKVIPEHNLILVKGSVAGCNGSTVIIKK; encoded by the coding sequence ATGCCAGGATTATTAGGAAAGAAAATCGGAATGACATCCGTTTTCAGTGCCGACGGTAAGAATGTACCGTGCACTGTTATCGAAGCTGGTCCTTGTGTTGTAACCCAGGTTAAAACCGTAGAGAAGGATGGTTACAAGGCTGTTCAGTTAGGTTTCGGCGAGGCTAAGGAGAAGAGAACTTCTAAGCCACAGCAGGGACACTTTAAGAAAGCCGGCACAACACCAAAGAAGCACTTGGCCGAGTTCAAGTTTGACGAGGAGTATAACCTCGGTGACACTGTTACTGTTGAATTGTTCAGCAATGCTAAGTTCGTAGACGTTGTAGGTACATCTAAGGGTAAAGGTTTCCAGGGTGTTGTTAAGCGTCACGGATTCGGTGGTGTAGGTCAGTCTACTCACGGTCAGGATGACCGCGCACGTAAGCCGGGTTCTATTGGTGCTTGTTCTTACCCAGCTAAGGTCTTCAAGGGCATGCGCATGGGCGGCCAGATGGGAGGCGACAGAGTAACTACTCAGAACCTTCAGGTGTTAAAGGTTATTCCAGAGCACAATCTTATCCTTGTTAAGGGTAGTGTTGCTGGATGTAATGGTTCAACCGTAATAATTAAGAAGTAA
- the rplD gene encoding 50S ribosomal protein L4 codes for MDINVLDIKGQETGRKVTLNENIFGIEPNDHVLYLAVKQYLADQRQGTAKSKERSEHAGSTRKLGRQKGGGGARRGDINSPVLVGGGRVFGPKPRDYSFKLNKKVKVLARKSALAYKAQDNAIVVVEDFNLDAPKTKDFVNIAKNLKVDSKKVLLVLPEVEKNVYLSARNLQKAEVMTAAQVNSYKVLNADVVVITENSLKVIDEILTK; via the coding sequence ATGGATATTAACGTATTAGATATCAAAGGTCAGGAGACCGGCCGTAAGGTAACTCTTAACGAGAATATCTTCGGAATTGAGCCTAACGATCACGTCCTCTATCTTGCAGTTAAGCAGTATCTCGCTGATCAGCGTCAGGGTACAGCTAAGTCAAAGGAAAGAAGTGAGCACGCTGGTTCTACTCGTAAGTTGGGTCGTCAGAAGGGCGGCGGCGGTGCTCGTCGTGGTGATATCAATTCTCCAGTCCTCGTAGGTGGTGGTCGTGTATTCGGTCCTAAGCCACGTGATTACAGCTTCAAGCTGAATAAGAAGGTAAAGGTTCTTGCTCGTAAGTCAGCATTGGCTTATAAGGCACAGGATAATGCTATCGTTGTTGTTGAAGATTTCAATCTTGATGCTCCAAAGACTAAAGATTTTGTAAATATTGCAAAAAATCTTAAAGTTGATAGCAAGAAAGTTCTTCTTGTTTTGCCAGAAGTAGAGAAAAACGTATATTTGTCGGCTCGTAATCTACAGAAAGCTGAGGTTATGACAGCTGCTCAGGTAAATTCATACAAAGTTTTGAATGCTGACGTAGTTGTTATCACAGAGAACTCTCTGAAGGTTATCGACGAAATCTTAACCAAGTAA
- the rplW gene encoding 50S ribosomal protein L23: MGFIIKPVVTEKMTKLTDKSSEDKVVKHKGEKRTILAQPKYGFIVKPEANKLEIKKEVEALYNVTVVDVNTIRYAGKRQARYTKAGLVKGQKNAFKKAIVTLKNGDSIDFYSNI; encoded by the coding sequence ATGGGATTTATCATTAAACCAGTGGTCACTGAGAAGATGACCAAGTTGACTGACAAGTCTTCTGAGGATAAGGTTGTAAAGCACAAGGGTGAGAAGAGAACTATTTTGGCTCAGCCAAAGTATGGTTTCATCGTTAAGCCAGAGGCCAACAAGCTTGAGATTAAGAAAGAAGTTGAGGCTTTGTACAACGTTACAGTAGTAGATGTGAATACGATTCGTTACGCAGGTAAGCGTCAGGCACGTTATACTAAGGCGGGTCTCGTTAAGGGACAGAAGAACGCATTCAAGAAGGCTATCGTCACTTTGAAGAATGGCGATTCAATCGATTTTTACAGCAATATTTAA
- the rplB gene encoding 50S ribosomal protein L2 has translation MAVRKLNPVTPGQRHKVIGTFEDITASVPEKSLVYGKRSTGGRNNTGKMTVRYMGGGHKKKYRLIDFKREKDGVPAVVKTIEYDPNRSARIALLYYADGEKRYIIAPNGLQVGATLMSGAEAAPEVGNALPLANIPVGTVIHNIELRPGQGALLVRSAGNFAQLTSREGSYCVIKLPSGETRQILSACKATVGSVGNSDHALEQSGKAGRSRWLGRRPHNRGVVMNPVDHPMGGGEGRQSGGHPRSRKGLYAKGLKTRAPKKLSNKYIIERANKK, from the coding sequence ATGGCAGTACGTAAATTAAACCCGGTTACTCCGGGACAAAGACACAAGGTTATTGGCACGTTCGAGGATATTACTGCATCCGTGCCAGAGAAGTCTCTCGTTTACGGTAAACGTTCTACCGGTGGTCGAAACAACACCGGTAAGATGACTGTTCGCTACATGGGCGGTGGTCACAAGAAGAAGTATCGTCTTATCGACTTCAAGCGAGAGAAAGATGGTGTTCCAGCTGTAGTGAAGACAATCGAGTATGATCCTAACAGATCAGCTCGCATTGCGCTGTTATACTATGCTGATGGTGAAAAACGTTACATTATTGCTCCTAACGGACTGCAGGTTGGTGCAACACTGATGTCTGGTGCTGAGGCAGCACCTGAGGTTGGTAACGCACTTCCTTTGGCTAACATTCCTGTTGGTACTGTAATTCATAACATTGAGTTACGTCCAGGTCAGGGTGCATTGCTCGTTCGTTCGGCTGGTAACTTTGCTCAGCTTACTTCTCGTGAAGGCAGTTATTGTGTTATTAAGCTCCCTTCTGGTGAAACACGCCAGATTTTGTCAGCTTGTAAGGCAACTGTAGGTAGTGTAGGTAACTCTGACCACGCTCTTGAGCAGTCTGGTAAGGCTGGTCGTTCTCGCTGGTTGGGACGTCGTCCTCACAACCGTGGTGTTGTTATGAACCCTGTTGATCACCCAATGGGTGGTGGTGAAGGTCGCCAGTCTGGTGGTCACCCACGTTCACGTAAGGGCTTGTACGCTAAGGGTCTTAAGACTCGTGCACCTAAGAAGCTTTCAAACAAGTACATTATTGAGAGAGCTAACAAGAAGTAA
- the rpsS gene encoding 30S ribosomal protein S19 produces the protein MSRSLKKGPYINVSLEKKILAMNESGKQNVVKTWARASMISPDFVGHTVAVHNGNKFIPVYITENMVGHKLGEFSPTRRFGGHSGNNKR, from the coding sequence ATGAGTCGTTCATTAAAAAAAGGTCCATACATCAACGTATCACTCGAGAAGAAGATTCTTGCTATGAATGAGAGTGGTAAGCAGAATGTAGTTAAGACATGGGCTAGAGCATCAATGATTTCCCCTGATTTTGTGGGTCACACTGTTGCAGTTCATAACGGAAATAAATTTATCCCTGTTTACATTACTGAGAATATGGTAGGTCACAAGCTCGGAGAGTTCAGCCCTACACGCCGTTTCGGTGGTCACTCTGGTAATAATAAGAGGTAA
- the rplV gene encoding 50S ribosomal protein L22: MGARKHIKAEARKEALRSQYFAKLKDCPSSPRKMRYVVDMVRGMEVNRALGVLRFSKKAAAQNVEKLLRSAINNWETKNDRKAEDGELYISKIFVDEGVTMKRMRPAPQGRGYRIRKRSNHVTLFVDSKNDANNDDK, from the coding sequence ATGGGAGCAAGAAAACATATAAAGGCTGAAGCTCGTAAAGAAGCTTTGAGAAGCCAGTATTTTGCAAAGCTCAAGGACTGTCCTTCTTCTCCACGTAAGATGCGCTATGTTGTAGACATGGTTCGTGGTATGGAGGTCAATCGTGCCCTTGGCGTGCTGAGATTCTCCAAGAAGGCTGCTGCTCAGAACGTTGAGAAACTTCTGCGTTCAGCTATCAACAACTGGGAGACAAAGAATGACCGCAAGGCTGAAGACGGTGAACTTTATATCTCTAAGATCTTCGTTGATGAAGGCGTTACAATGAAGCGCATGCGTCCTGCACCACAGGGCCGTGGCTACAGAATCCGCAAACGTTCTAACCACGTCACTCTTTTCGTTGATTCAAAGAATGACGCTAATAATGATGATAAATAA